The following are encoded together in the Mesoplodon densirostris isolate mMesDen1 chromosome 2, mMesDen1 primary haplotype, whole genome shotgun sequence genome:
- the S100PBP gene encoding S100P-binding protein isoform X3 translates to MLCSLVPSEQSSGTSLLPKDNAPFSWDSLDEDGLDDSLLELSDGEDDGHFSFTEEEIQELLKDDDLSNEHFSWGGGLPNDDSRNVEKGGKGSQIPLDTPQEKSSLYSSGPEAETPSLFKLPQLNTSVGHGPTPTKPLNRRFALEKNLIKVTVAPFDPTVCDVVLDKDKTDTSKVTEKPSSLGEEMREDGLSLNESTICTESEGISLSNSAYDGPPLPSSNSNFEQTVSDKNMSDSKKPTPVFSQILDHSETSNTGSAWRNGSHKSSFEMRFPVVSSSSNKDVLDKDSGKLNVHEKRLGKVIPVLQTKTRTNIPTFSPSDLEKQKQSYLRNVFAHIEDPVDSNQG, encoded by the exons ATGCTGTGCTCACTAGTGCCCTCTGAACAGTCTTCTGGTACCTCTCTTTTGCCTAAAGACAATGCCCCATTTTCTTGGGATTCCTTGGATGAGGACGGATTGGATGACTCCTTGCTGGAGCTGTCTGATGGGGAAGATGATGGCCATTTTAGTTTCACGGAGGAAGAGATTCAGGAACTCTTGAAGGATGATGACCTATCAAATGAGCACTTTTCTTGGGGAGGAGGCTTGCCTAATGATGACAGCAGGAATGTTGAGAAGGGGGGGAAAGGGAGTCAAATTCCACTTGATACTCCCCAAGAGAAAAGTTCATTGTACAGCTCGGGACCAGAAGCTGAGACCCCTAGCCTCTTCAAACTACCTCAACTAAATACATCAGTTGGTCATGGACCAACTCCTACTAAACCATTGAACAGACGCTTTGCACTAGAAAAGAATCTTATAAAAGTTACAGTTGCACCATTTGATCCAACAGTTTGTGATGTTGTACTTGATAAGGACAAGACTGATACATCCAAAGTTACTGAAAAACCCTCCTCCCTTGGAGAAGAGATGAGAGAAGATGGTCTTAGCCTAAATGAGAGCACAATTTGCACAGAATCTGAAGGGATCAGCCTCAGTAACTCTGCCTATGATGGGCCCCCACTCCCTTCTTCAAACAGTAACTTTGAACAAACTGTCTCTGATAAAAATATGTCTGACAGTAAGAAACCTACACCTGTATTCTCTCAGATCTTGGACCATTCAGAGACTTCTAATACGGGGTCAGCCTGGAGAAATGGATCACATAAATCAAGTTTTGAAATGAGGTTTCCGGTTGTTTCCAGTTCATCAAACAAA GATGTTCTTGACAAGGATTCTGGGAAGCTGAACGTCCATGAAAAAAGACTAGGCAAAGTCATTCCTGTTCTGCAAACCAAAACAAG GACTAACATTCCGACGTTTTCACCGTCAGATCTAGAAAAGCAGAAGCAAAGTTACCTCAGGAATGTCTTTGCTCATATAGAAGACCCAGTGGACTCTAACCAAG GATGA
- the S100PBP gene encoding S100P-binding protein isoform X2, which produces MLCSLVPSEQSSGTSLLPKDNAPFSWDSLDEDGLDDSLLELSDGEDDGHFSFTEEEIQELLKDDDLSNEHFSWGGGLPNDDSRNVEKGGKGSQIPLDTPQEKSSLYSSGPEAETPSLFKLPQLNTSVGHGPTPTKPLNRRFALEKNLIKVTVAPFDPTVCDVVLDKDKTDTSKVTEKPSSLGEEMREDGLSLNESTICTESEGISLSNSAYDGPPLPSSNSNFEQTVSDKNMSDSKKPTPVFSQILDHSETSNTGSAWRNGSHKSSFEMRFPVVSSSSNKDVLDKDSGKLNVHEKRLGKVIPVLQTKTRTNIPTFSPSDLEKQKQSYLRNVFAHIEDPVDSNQETTPGSDRSLCKDTV; this is translated from the exons ATGCTGTGCTCACTAGTGCCCTCTGAACAGTCTTCTGGTACCTCTCTTTTGCCTAAAGACAATGCCCCATTTTCTTGGGATTCCTTGGATGAGGACGGATTGGATGACTCCTTGCTGGAGCTGTCTGATGGGGAAGATGATGGCCATTTTAGTTTCACGGAGGAAGAGATTCAGGAACTCTTGAAGGATGATGACCTATCAAATGAGCACTTTTCTTGGGGAGGAGGCTTGCCTAATGATGACAGCAGGAATGTTGAGAAGGGGGGGAAAGGGAGTCAAATTCCACTTGATACTCCCCAAGAGAAAAGTTCATTGTACAGCTCGGGACCAGAAGCTGAGACCCCTAGCCTCTTCAAACTACCTCAACTAAATACATCAGTTGGTCATGGACCAACTCCTACTAAACCATTGAACAGACGCTTTGCACTAGAAAAGAATCTTATAAAAGTTACAGTTGCACCATTTGATCCAACAGTTTGTGATGTTGTACTTGATAAGGACAAGACTGATACATCCAAAGTTACTGAAAAACCCTCCTCCCTTGGAGAAGAGATGAGAGAAGATGGTCTTAGCCTAAATGAGAGCACAATTTGCACAGAATCTGAAGGGATCAGCCTCAGTAACTCTGCCTATGATGGGCCCCCACTCCCTTCTTCAAACAGTAACTTTGAACAAACTGTCTCTGATAAAAATATGTCTGACAGTAAGAAACCTACACCTGTATTCTCTCAGATCTTGGACCATTCAGAGACTTCTAATACGGGGTCAGCCTGGAGAAATGGATCACATAAATCAAGTTTTGAAATGAGGTTTCCGGTTGTTTCCAGTTCATCAAACAAA GATGTTCTTGACAAGGATTCTGGGAAGCTGAACGTCCATGAAAAAAGACTAGGCAAAGTCATTCCTGTTCTGCAAACCAAAACAAG GACTAACATTCCGACGTTTTCACCGTCAGATCTAGAAAAGCAGAAGCAAAGTTACCTCAGGAATGTCTTTGCTCATATAGAAGACCCAGTGGACTCTAACCAAG